A DNA window from Mycolicibacter terrae contains the following coding sequences:
- a CDS encoding arabinosyltransferase domain-containing protein has product MSYPDDQPTQRYRIARLIAVAAGIIGVLLCGITPLLPVKQTTATIAWPQGGLDADGHITDVTAPLVSGAPRGLDITIPCSAIATLPEKGGLVLSTVPAGGVDATAHGLFVRASKTVVTAAYRDQVAAAAPRDKIADCSHLHLWANPGDVGAEFVGIPGAAGSLPPENKPQIGGIFTELKIGPQPGLSAHIAVDTRFITDPTTLKAAVMALGVLAVLASIAVLAVLDRRHTHRTPRSWRHWLKANPITWLADVGVLAILALWHVIGAISSDDGYNLTMARNVAHAGYVANYYRFFGASEAPFDWYPALLGQLSTISTAGVWMRLPATAAGMACWLIISRAILPRLGRLSGNRVAVFTAAMMFAAAWLPFNNGLRPEPLIALGTLVVWVLVERTIATRRLVPAACAVLVAVFTVTLAPHGLIALAPLLTGSRAIETVIRKRRALDGLAAPLAVLAAAASVLAVVACRSQTLAAVAESARIKYVVGPTIAWYQEFLRYYFLTVEENVDASLTRRFAVLVLLFCMFAMLVVLLRRGRIAGVAGGPAWRLIGTTAVGLLLLTFTPTKWAVQFGGFAGLAGALAALTAFTFARVGLHSRRNMTLYVTALLFLVAVATSGVNGWFYVGGYGVPWYDIPPVIASRPVTSMFLAASIATGLLAGWQHFRLDYAGHTEVTPNRRNRILASTPLLVVASLMVLLMVGSMAKAAAGRYPAYTTARANADAVLSGLSSCGMADDVLAEPDTNAGLLQPVPGQKYGELGPLGGADPYGFDPNAVDDDLTSLAVIAKPGVPNADASPNKPSANQSDAAGTAGGKLPDDAPAGVNGSRVALPFGLDPAVTPVLGSYQEQVAAHATSVWYRLPEPSAERAPIVVVSAAGAIWSHGEDGKLDYGQPLKLEWGTSNPDGTFTSLGEVEPIDIGPQNSWRNLRFPLAWAPPGTDAVRIVANDPNLSTEQWIAFTPPRVPVVQTIGQLMGSQTPVLMDIAVAANFPCQRPFTEHLGIAELPEYRIMPDHKQTAASSNLWQSAEDGGPFMITQAMLWTTTVPTYLRDDWYRDWGAVEAYHRLIPATAAPDAHVEQATMTVTGWSRPGPIRALP; this is encoded by the coding sequence GTGTCCTACCCCGATGATCAGCCCACGCAGCGTTATCGGATCGCCCGGCTGATCGCAGTGGCCGCGGGCATCATCGGCGTGTTGCTGTGCGGTATCACCCCACTGCTGCCGGTCAAGCAGACCACCGCCACCATCGCCTGGCCGCAGGGCGGCCTCGATGCCGACGGCCATATCACCGACGTCACCGCCCCCCTGGTGTCCGGCGCGCCCCGCGGCCTGGACATCACCATCCCCTGCTCGGCGATCGCCACCTTGCCGGAGAAGGGCGGCCTGGTGTTGTCGACCGTGCCGGCCGGCGGCGTCGACGCCACCGCTCACGGCCTGTTCGTGCGGGCCAGCAAGACCGTCGTCACCGCCGCGTACCGCGACCAGGTGGCCGCGGCCGCCCCCCGGGACAAGATCGCCGACTGCAGCCACCTGCACCTGTGGGCCAACCCCGGCGACGTCGGCGCGGAGTTCGTCGGCATCCCCGGCGCGGCCGGCAGCCTGCCCCCCGAGAACAAGCCGCAGATCGGCGGCATCTTCACCGAGCTCAAAATCGGCCCGCAGCCCGGCCTGAGCGCGCACATCGCCGTCGACACCCGGTTCATCACCGACCCCACCACACTCAAGGCCGCCGTGATGGCGCTGGGCGTGCTGGCGGTGCTGGCCTCCATCGCCGTGCTGGCGGTCCTGGATCGCCGCCACACCCACCGCACCCCGCGCAGCTGGCGGCACTGGCTCAAGGCCAATCCCATCACCTGGCTGGCCGACGTCGGCGTGCTGGCCATCCTGGCGCTGTGGCACGTCATCGGCGCCATCTCCAGCGACGACGGCTACAACCTGACGATGGCCCGCAACGTCGCGCACGCCGGGTACGTCGCCAACTACTACCGGTTCTTCGGGGCCAGCGAGGCGCCGTTCGACTGGTATCCCGCACTGCTGGGCCAGCTGAGCACGATCAGCACCGCCGGGGTGTGGATGCGCCTGCCCGCCACCGCCGCGGGGATGGCCTGCTGGCTGATCATCAGCCGGGCGATCCTGCCCCGGCTGGGCCGGCTGTCCGGCAACCGGGTCGCGGTGTTCACCGCCGCGATGATGTTCGCCGCGGCCTGGCTGCCGTTCAACAACGGTCTGCGCCCGGAGCCGCTGATCGCACTGGGCACACTGGTGGTCTGGGTGCTGGTGGAGCGCACCATCGCCACCCGCCGGCTGGTGCCGGCGGCGTGCGCGGTCCTGGTAGCCGTCTTCACGGTCACCCTGGCCCCGCACGGGCTGATCGCGCTGGCTCCGCTGCTGACCGGCTCGCGGGCCATCGAAACGGTGATCCGCAAGCGCCGGGCCCTCGACGGTCTGGCGGCCCCGCTGGCCGTGCTGGCCGCGGCCGCTTCGGTGCTCGCCGTGGTGGCGTGCCGCTCGCAGACCCTGGCCGCCGTCGCCGAGTCGGCCCGGATCAAATACGTCGTCGGCCCCACCATCGCCTGGTACCAGGAATTCCTGCGCTACTACTTCCTGACCGTCGAGGAGAACGTCGATGCCTCGCTGACCCGCCGGTTCGCCGTGCTGGTCCTGCTGTTCTGCATGTTCGCCATGCTGGTGGTACTGCTGCGGCGCGGGCGGATCGCCGGGGTGGCCGGCGGCCCGGCCTGGCGGCTGATCGGCACCACCGCGGTGGGCCTGCTGCTGTTGACGTTCACCCCGACCAAGTGGGCGGTGCAGTTCGGCGGGTTCGCCGGGCTGGCCGGGGCGCTGGCCGCCCTCACCGCGTTCACCTTCGCCCGGGTCGGGCTGCACAGCCGACGCAACATGACCCTCTACGTCACGGCGCTGCTGTTCCTGGTGGCCGTCGCGACATCGGGGGTCAACGGCTGGTTCTACGTCGGCGGCTACGGCGTGCCCTGGTACGACATTCCACCGGTGATCGCCAGCCGGCCGGTGACGTCGATGTTCCTGGCGGCCTCGATCGCCACCGGGCTGCTGGCCGGATGGCAGCACTTCCGGCTGGACTACGCCGGCCACACCGAGGTCACGCCCAACCGGCGCAACCGGATCCTGGCCTCGACCCCGCTGCTGGTCGTCGCGAGCCTGATGGTGCTGCTGATGGTCGGTTCGATGGCCAAGGCCGCGGCCGGCCGCTACCCGGCCTACACCACCGCCCGGGCCAACGCCGACGCTGTACTTTCCGGCCTGTCCTCCTGCGGCATGGCCGACGATGTGCTGGCCGAGCCCGACACCAACGCCGGTCTGCTGCAACCGGTCCCGGGCCAGAAGTACGGCGAGCTCGGCCCGCTCGGCGGCGCCGACCCGTACGGTTTCGACCCCAACGCCGTCGACGACGACCTCACCTCGCTGGCAGTGATCGCCAAGCCGGGCGTGCCCAACGCCGACGCCTCACCGAACAAGCCCAGTGCCAACCAGAGCGACGCCGCGGGCACCGCCGGCGGCAAGCTTCCCGACGACGCCCCGGCCGGGGTGAACGGGTCCCGGGTGGCACTGCCGTTCGGCCTGGACCCGGCGGTCACCCCGGTGCTCGGCTCCTACCAGGAGCAGGTGGCCGCGCACGCCACCTCGGTCTGGTACCGGTTGCCGGAGCCGTCCGCCGAGCGGGCGCCGATCGTCGTCGTCAGCGCCGCGGGCGCCATCTGGTCGCACGGCGAGGACGGCAAGCTGGACTACGGCCAGCCGCTGAAGCTGGAGTGGGGCACCAGCAACCCGGACGGCACGTTCACGTCGCTCGGCGAGGTGGAGCCGATCGACATCGGACCGCAGAACTCCTGGCGCAACCTGCGTTTCCCGCTGGCCTGGGCCCCACCGGGCACCGACGCGGTCCGGATCGTCGCCAATGACCCGAACCTGTCCACCGAACAGTGGATCGCGTTCACCCCGCCGCGGGTGCCGGTGGTGCAGACCATCGGCCAGCTGATGGGCTCGCAGACCCCGGTGCTGATGGATATCGCCGTCGCGGCCAACTTCCCCTGCCAGCGGCCCTTCACCGAGCACCTGGGCATCGCCGAACTCCCCGAGTACCGGATCATGCCCGACCACAAACAGACGGCGGCGTCGTCGAACCTGTGGCAGTCCGCCGAGGACGGTGGGCCGTTCATGATCACCCAGGCGATGCTGTGGACGACGACCGTCCCGACCTACCTGCGCGACGACTGGTATCGCGACTGGGGGGCGGTGGAGGCCTACCACCGGCTGATCCCGGCCACCGCCGCGCCCGACGCGCACGTCGAGCAGGCCACCATGACCGTCACCGGCTGGAGCCGGCCCGGACCGATTCGAGCACTGCCATGA
- a CDS encoding cytochrome c oxidase subunit 3 family protein: MLQLDAPTTTRARLPGDGHIWVMVLGDLLIFTGYFIIFIVYRAMNPADFLAAQQHLNVNIGVINTVVLLTSSWFVARSVLAVRAGNLRSAVRFVHSGAAGGVLFVVLKGYEWAAKISAGHTNSDLFFSFYYVITGVHLVHVVIGLIALGVVVRELNNPARRRLMVVESAAIYWHMVDLLWVIIFGLFYVMR; this comes from the coding sequence ATGCTGCAACTTGACGCCCCGACCACGACGCGTGCCCGGCTGCCGGGCGACGGCCACATCTGGGTGATGGTGCTGGGCGATCTGCTCATCTTCACCGGCTACTTCATCATCTTCATCGTCTACCGGGCCATGAATCCGGCCGACTTCCTTGCCGCCCAACAACATCTCAACGTCAACATCGGCGTGATCAACACGGTGGTGCTGCTGACCAGTTCCTGGTTCGTGGCGCGCAGTGTGCTGGCCGTCAGAGCCGGAAACCTCCGCTCGGCGGTGCGGTTCGTCCATTCCGGGGCGGCCGGCGGAGTGTTGTTCGTGGTGCTGAAGGGCTATGAATGGGCCGCCAAGATCAGCGCCGGGCACACCAACTCCGACTTGTTCTTCTCGTTCTACTACGTGATCACCGGTGTGCACCTGGTGCACGTGGTGATCGGATTGATCGCGCTCGGCGTCGTCGTGCGGGAGCTGAATAATCCGGCGCGGCGCAGGCTCATGGTGGTCGAGTCGGCGGCGATTTACTGGCACATGGTGGATCTGTTGTGGGTCATCATCTTTGGTCTGTTCTACGTGATGAGGTGA
- a CDS encoding arabinosyltransferase domain-containing protein, translating into MSIRTTRLVAIIAGLVGFLLSVATPLLPVVQTTATLSWPQHGELSSVTAPLISQTPVSMTVKAPCALVRALPAKGGTLLSTAPAKGKDAALNGLFISVTEKRVDVTDRNVVLATAPRAKVEGPGCTDIEVTSSHAGTFATIGGVTQRYGWADPNLRPQIVGVFTDLAGPAPQGLSLTADIDTRFSTKPTVLKRAAIYAAILATLIAVLALWRLDRLDGRRMHRLIPARWRFFSAADVAVVLGFGLWYVIGANSSDDGYILGMARVADHAGYMSNYFRWFGSPEDPFGWYYNLLALMTHVSDASIWIRLPDLVAGLVCWLLLSREVLPRFGPAVAASKPALWAAGMVLLAAWMPFNNGLRPEGIIAVGSLITYVLVERAIISSRLTPAALAIICAAFTLGIQPTGLIAVAALLAGGRPLLRILVGRHRLLGTWPLVAPLLAAGAVILTVVFADQTIRAVLEATRIRTAIGPSQAWYTENLRYYYLILPTVDGSLSRRFGFLICALCLFTAMFIMLRRKRIAGVARGPVWRLMGVILATMFSLMFAPTKWVHHFGLFAAVAGAMAALTTVLVSRQVVGWSRNRMAFAAAVLFVLALCFATTNGWWYVSSYGVPFNADMPRIGGITVSTIFFALFAITAGWAAWLHFAPRDRGEGRVARTLTAAPVPVAAGFMVCVFVASMVIGIVREYPSYSNGLANVRAFVGGCGQADNVLVEPDANDGALTPLPGEYGELGPLGGVDPIGFSANGVPEKVVAESLRMSITQPGTDYDWDAPKKLKAPGINGSTVPLPYGLDPARIPLAGSYSTDGQQESKLTSAWYALPPADDAHPLLAVTAAGTIAGNSVLKGYTSGQDVQLEYGLPGPDGTVVAGGRLVPYDLFGEWPKMWRNLRYPRSAIPADAVAVRIVAVDKSLNPRDWIAFTPPRLPEVKTIQEYLGSEQPVLLDWAVGLAFPCQHPMLHANGVTEVPKYRITPDYNAKKQDTDTWQDGVNGGLLGISDMLLRAHVMATYLNHDWGRDWGSLRKFDEITPASPAELELGSATRSGWWSPGEIRIKA; encoded by the coding sequence ATGAGTATCCGCACCACGCGCCTGGTAGCGATCATCGCCGGTCTGGTCGGCTTCCTGCTGTCGGTGGCCACCCCGCTGCTGCCGGTGGTGCAGACGACCGCGACGCTGAGCTGGCCGCAGCACGGCGAACTGAGCAGCGTCACCGCGCCTTTGATCTCCCAGACCCCGGTGTCGATGACGGTGAAGGCGCCGTGCGCGCTGGTGCGCGCGCTGCCGGCGAAGGGTGGGACGCTGCTGTCCACCGCCCCGGCCAAGGGCAAGGACGCCGCGCTGAACGGGCTGTTCATCAGCGTCACCGAGAAGCGCGTCGACGTCACCGACCGCAACGTGGTGCTGGCCACCGCGCCGCGGGCCAAGGTCGAGGGGCCGGGGTGTACCGACATCGAGGTCACCTCCTCGCATGCCGGAACGTTCGCCACCATCGGCGGCGTCACCCAACGCTACGGCTGGGCCGACCCGAACCTGCGCCCGCAGATCGTCGGGGTCTTCACCGATCTGGCCGGCCCGGCGCCGCAAGGCCTTTCGCTGACCGCCGACATCGACACCCGGTTCTCCACCAAACCCACTGTGCTCAAGCGCGCGGCGATCTACGCGGCGATTCTGGCCACCCTGATCGCGGTGCTGGCGCTGTGGCGGCTGGACCGCCTCGACGGCCGGCGGATGCACCGGCTGATCCCGGCCCGCTGGCGGTTCTTCTCAGCGGCCGACGTCGCGGTGGTGCTCGGGTTCGGCCTCTGGTACGTGATCGGCGCGAACTCCTCCGACGACGGCTACATCCTGGGCATGGCCCGGGTGGCCGACCACGCCGGCTACATGAGCAACTACTTCCGCTGGTTCGGCAGCCCCGAGGACCCGTTCGGCTGGTACTACAACCTGCTGGCGCTGATGACGCACGTCTCCGACGCCAGCATCTGGATCCGGCTGCCGGACCTGGTCGCCGGGCTGGTGTGCTGGCTGCTGCTGAGCCGCGAGGTGCTGCCCCGGTTCGGTCCGGCGGTGGCGGCCAGCAAACCCGCACTGTGGGCGGCCGGGATGGTGCTGCTGGCCGCGTGGATGCCGTTCAACAACGGCCTGCGGCCCGAGGGGATCATCGCGGTCGGCTCGCTGATCACCTACGTGCTGGTGGAGCGGGCGATCATCTCCAGCCGGCTCACCCCGGCCGCGTTGGCGATCATCTGCGCGGCGTTCACCCTGGGCATTCAGCCGACCGGGCTGATCGCGGTGGCCGCGTTGCTGGCCGGTGGCCGGCCGCTGCTGCGGATTCTGGTGGGCCGCCACCGCCTGTTGGGCACCTGGCCGCTGGTGGCGCCGCTACTGGCCGCCGGGGCGGTCATCCTGACCGTGGTGTTCGCCGACCAGACGATCCGGGCGGTGTTGGAAGCCACCAGGATTCGCACCGCGATCGGCCCCAGCCAGGCCTGGTACACCGAGAACTTGCGCTACTACTATCTGATCCTGCCCACCGTCGACGGCTCGCTGTCGCGGCGGTTCGGGTTCCTGATCTGCGCCCTGTGCCTGTTCACCGCGATGTTCATCATGTTGCGCCGCAAGCGGATCGCCGGTGTGGCCCGGGGTCCGGTGTGGCGGTTGATGGGCGTGATCCTGGCGACGATGTTCTCGCTGATGTTCGCCCCCACCAAGTGGGTGCACCACTTCGGGCTGTTCGCCGCGGTGGCCGGAGCGATGGCAGCGCTGACCACGGTGCTGGTCTCTCGACAAGTGGTGGGCTGGTCACGCAACCGGATGGCGTTCGCGGCGGCGGTGCTGTTCGTGTTGGCACTGTGTTTCGCGACCACGAACGGCTGGTGGTACGTCTCGAGCTACGGGGTGCCGTTCAACGCCGACATGCCGCGGATCGGTGGAATCACCGTCAGCACAATCTTCTTCGCGTTGTTCGCCATCACCGCCGGGTGGGCGGCGTGGCTGCACTTCGCGCCACGGGACCGCGGCGAGGGCCGGGTGGCGCGGACGCTGACCGCTGCCCCGGTTCCGGTGGCGGCCGGCTTCATGGTGTGCGTGTTCGTGGCCTCGATGGTGATCGGCATCGTCCGCGAATACCCCAGCTACTCCAACGGGCTGGCCAACGTCCGGGCCTTCGTCGGCGGTTGCGGTCAGGCCGACAACGTGCTGGTCGAACCGGATGCCAACGACGGCGCGCTTACGCCGCTGCCCGGTGAGTACGGCGAGCTGGGGCCGCTGGGCGGTGTCGACCCGATCGGGTTCAGCGCCAACGGGGTGCCGGAGAAGGTGGTGGCCGAGTCGCTGCGGATGAGCATCACCCAGCCGGGCACCGACTACGACTGGGACGCCCCGAAGAAGCTCAAGGCCCCCGGCATCAACGGCTCGACGGTCCCGCTCCCCTACGGGCTGGACCCGGCCCGCATTCCGCTGGCCGGCAGCTACAGCACCGACGGTCAGCAGGAATCCAAGCTGACCTCCGCGTGGTACGCGCTGCCTCCCGCCGACGACGCACACCCGCTGCTGGCGGTGACCGCGGCGGGCACCATCGCCGGCAACAGTGTGCTCAAGGGCTACACCAGCGGCCAGGACGTGCAGCTGGAGTACGGGCTGCCCGGCCCCGACGGCACCGTCGTAGCGGGTGGGCGACTGGTGCCCTACGACCTGTTCGGCGAGTGGCCGAAGATGTGGCGCAACCTGCGCTACCCGCGGTCGGCCATTCCTGCCGATGCTGTCGCGGTTCGGATTGTGGCCGTGGACAAGTCGCTGAACCCGCGGGACTGGATCGCGTTCACCCCGCCGCGGCTGCCCGAGGTCAAGACCATCCAGGAATACCTCGGCTCCGAACAGCCGGTGCTGCTGGACTGGGCGGTGGGTCTGGCGTTCCCGTGCCAGCACCCGATGCTGCACGCCAACGGTGTCACCGAGGTGCCCAAGTATCGGATCACCCCGGACTACAACGCCAAGAAGCAGGACACCGACACCTGGCAGGACGGGGTCAACGGCGGGCTGCTGGGCATCTCCGACATGCTGCTGCGGGCGCACGTGATGGCCACGTATCTCAACCACGACTGGGGCCGGGACTGGGGCTCGCTGCGCAAGTTCGACGAGATCACCCCGGCCTCGCCGGCCGAGCTCGAGTTGGGCAGCGCCACCCGCAGCGGCTGGTGGTCCCCCGGGGAGATCCGCATCAAGGCCTGA
- a CDS encoding cytochrome C oxidase subunit IV family protein, with translation MMVFGYRDHRHETERSLTRVWLVLVAITIGSWTLAPAHITHTAQASVAVTALVLALTFVKSRMIIGHFMEVLTAPRWLRRATDGWLAALIATVFLIYLF, from the coding sequence ATGATGGTATTCGGCTATCGCGATCATCGGCACGAGACCGAGCGGTCGTTGACCCGCGTCTGGCTCGTGCTGGTGGCGATCACCATCGGATCGTGGACCCTGGCGCCGGCGCATATCACCCACACCGCACAGGCCAGCGTCGCGGTCACCGCGCTGGTGCTGGCCCTGACATTCGTCAAGTCGCGCATGATCATCGGCCATTTCATGGAAGTCCTCACCGCGCCGCGCTGGCTCAGACGCGCCACCGACGGCTGGCTGGCCGCGTTGATCGCGACGGTGTTCCTGATCTATCTGTTCTGA
- a CDS encoding TetR family transcriptional regulator, with translation MPNPKTDSRSRKGLQTRERLLGAALAEFKRAGMAAADIGAVVAAAGVAHGTFFFHFPTKEHVLLELERREEERMAAELARFFDSEHDVRAALAQIVHVLERLERRLGGHLFKELLVLHFSPTRPPAEVWPTHPVIVAVIEELERARDRGEIPADVDVMHNGISFLVGLYALLITIPEDKEVRAPVIEEYLTTYLYGMRVIRP, from the coding sequence GTGCCCAACCCCAAGACCGACAGTCGCAGCCGCAAGGGTCTGCAGACCCGCGAACGGCTGCTGGGGGCGGCCCTCGCCGAGTTCAAGCGCGCCGGCATGGCCGCCGCCGACATCGGCGCCGTCGTCGCGGCGGCGGGCGTGGCCCACGGCACGTTCTTCTTTCACTTCCCCACCAAGGAACACGTTCTGCTGGAGCTGGAGCGGCGCGAGGAAGAACGGATGGCCGCCGAGCTGGCGCGCTTTTTCGACAGCGAGCACGATGTGCGGGCCGCCTTGGCGCAGATCGTGCACGTGCTGGAGAGGCTAGAACGTCGCCTGGGCGGTCATCTGTTCAAAGAGCTTCTGGTGCTGCACTTCTCGCCGACGCGGCCACCGGCGGAGGTGTGGCCCACGCACCCGGTGATCGTGGCGGTCATCGAGGAACTGGAGCGGGCCCGCGACCGCGGCGAGATTCCGGCCGACGTCGACGTCATGCACAACGGCATCTCGTTTCTGGTCGGGCTCTACGCCCTGCTCATCACGATCCCCGAGGACAAGGAGGTCCGGGCGCCGGTGATCGAGGAGTACCTGACCACCTACCTGTACGGCATGCGGGTGATCAGGCCCTAG